A stretch of the Medicago truncatula cultivar Jemalong A17 chromosome 5, MtrunA17r5.0-ANR, whole genome shotgun sequence genome encodes the following:
- the LOC11430997 gene encoding serine/arginine-rich splicing factor SR45a, with amino-acid sequence MDDSPVRRLSRSPSPWRAQSRSRSRSRSQSGSLDRHRPRSLSRSPEMQRPRSRSRSPEMQRPRSLSRSPEMQRPRSRSRSLEKQRPPSQSMSREMQRPRSRSRSLERQRPRSPSRNRGRSRSRSPDRNGGDTLYVTGLSSRVTERDLEEHFSKEGKVASCFLVVEPRTRISRGFAFVTMDTAEDANRCIKYLNQSILEGRYITVERSKRKRPRTPTPGHYLGLKNTRDYGPRGGDRGRHQGGFGRDDYPYHRSPRRSPYRGSRDYSPRHSPYGGSGRYRRDRSRSPPYAPYGSPDRRYARGPR; translated from the exons ATG GATGATTCTCCAGTAAGAAG GCTTTCAAGGTCCCCTTCCCCATGGAGGGCTCAGTCAAGATCCAGGTCTCGGTCCAGGTCTCAGTCAGGATCCCTTGACAGGCACAGGCCCAGGTCTCTGTCAAGGTCGCCTGAAATGCAAAGGCCTAGGTCGAGGTCGAGGTCTCCTGAAATGCAAAGGCCTAGGTCTCTGTCAAGGTCTCCTGAAATGCAAAGGCCTAGGTCACGGTCAAGATCCCTTGAAAAGCAAAGGCCTCCGTCTCAGTCAATGTCTCGTGAAATGCAAAGGCCTAGGTCTCGGTCCAGATCTCTTGAGAGGCAAAGGCCTAGATCCCCCTCGAGAAATCGTGGCAG ATCAAGATCAAGAAGTCCTGATAG GAATGGTGGGGACACTCTTTATGTGACTGGTCTCTCTTCAAGGGTCACTGAGAGAGACCTAGAGGAGCATTTCTCTAAGGAAGGGAAG GTTGCTTCATGTTTTCTTGTGGTGGAGCCCCGTACGCGTATATCTCGAGGTTTTGCTTTTGTCACTATGGATACTGCTGAGGATGCAAACCGCTGTATCAAGTACCTCAATCAATCCATTTTAGAGGGCCGCTATATCACTGTTGAGCGG TCAAAGAGAAAGCGGCCAAGAACTCCCACACCTGGGCACTATCTTGGGCTGAAAAATACTAGAGACTATG GACCTCGTGGTGGTGACCGTGGAAGGCATCAGGGTGGATTTGGTCGTGATGATTATCCATATCATAGGTCTCCAAGGCGTTCTCCGTATCGTGGTAGCAGGGATTATTCCCCAAGACACTCTCCTTATGGTGGAAGTGGAAGGTATAGGAGGGATAGGTCTAGGTCACCTCCTTATGCTCCATATGGTAGCCCAGATAGGAGGTATGCTCGTGGGCCTAGGTGA